Proteins from one Lonchura striata isolate bLonStr1 chromosome 6, bLonStr1.mat, whole genome shotgun sequence genomic window:
- the LOC144246433 gene encoding olfactory receptor 14J1-like — translation MSNSSSISHFLLLALADTRQLQLLHFCLFLGISLAALLGNGLIISAVACGHHLHTPMFFFLLNLALSDLGSICTTVPKAMHNSLWDTRNISYTGCAAQLFFFVFCTTTEFSLLTIMCYDRYVSICKPLHYGTLLGSRACAHMASAAWASAFLYSLLHTANTFSLSLCHGNSLGQFFCEIPQILKLSCSYSKLRELGLLAVSMSLGVGCFVFIVFSYVQIFRAVLRIPSEQGRHKAFSTCLPHLAVLSLFISTVMFAYLKPPSMSSPSLDLALSVLYSVVPPTLNPLIYSFRNQELKAAVWRLMTLPFQKH, via the coding sequence atgtccaacagcagctccatcagccacttcctcctgctggcactggcagacacgcggcagctgcagctcctgcacttctgcctcttcctgggcatctccctggctgccctcctgggcaacggcctcatcatcagcgccgtagcctgcggccaccacctgcacacgcccatgttcttcttcctgctcaacctggccctcagcgacctgggctccatctgcaccactgtccccaaagccatgcacaattccctctgggacaccagaaacatctcctacacaggatgtgctgcccagctctttttttttgtgttttgcacTACCACAGAGTTTTctctcctgaccatcatgtgctacgaccgctacgtgtccatctgcaaacccctgcactacgggaccctcctgggcagcagagcttgtgcccacatggcatcagctgcctgggccagtgcctttctctattcactgctgcacacagccaatacattttccctgtccctgtgccatggcaattccctgggccagttcttctgtgaaatcccacagatcctcaagctctcctgctcatATTCTAaactcagggaacttgggcttcttgctgTTAGTATGTCTTTAGGAGTCggatgttttgtgttcattgttttctcctatgtgcagatcttcagggctgtgctgaggatcccctctgagcagggacggcacaaagccttttccacctgcctccctcacctggctgtgctcTCCCTGTTTATCAGCACTGTAATGTTTGCCTACCTGAAGCCTCCctccatgtcctccccatccctggatctggccctttcagttctgtactcggtggtgcctccaaccctgaaccccctcatctataGCTttaggaaccaggagctcaaggctgcagtgtggagacTGATGACTTTgccatttcagaaacattaa